The Nicotiana tomentosiformis chromosome 2, ASM39032v3, whole genome shotgun sequence genome includes the window TAGCTTCTGATTAAGAGATTCGTTATATTCAATCAAATCCTGCTTCTCAACAGCCTTGTCCTTGGATTGCTGGGCAATAACCGACTTTTGCTTCTTAGTTGCTACCTCCTCTAAAGCAAAGCTCCCCTTTTGAATCAACTTTCGCTTCTCAGCTCTATTGTGGTTAATTTCATAATTTGCAGTGGGCTGATTATCATCTTCACACCGGAACTTCCGCTTCTTTAACTCCACATTCCCACCAATATTCTCCCCTGTATCATCTACACTCGATTGAGCATCAACTTTAACAAGCGTATGTTTATCGTTTTTAATCACTTCACCGCCTGGAATGACCCCAGGAGCTATAGTATCAAGGATGACTTGGCCGATAACAAACCTTGTCTCACGCATTTGTCCTTTCCCAAGCAGAGTATAATCTATTTCAAAACTATTCCTCCTGGTTTTAAGAGATGTAACATCTTCCACAAGAATGTCAAAAATTACTTCAACGCTCTTCCCCATTTTCTTCGATACAAAGACCTGAATAAAAAATATCTCATTAAATAGTCAAACAATCTCTACAATAATATTACAGTAATCACTATCACAGGCTTAGTAACCCATAAAACAGTTCTCCAAGAAATTGACAATTTTCAGATACTGCTTGTTCTTCTCCTACTTTCCTCAGGGCAAGAAGAAAAATCATGACAAAATAGATATTGTTGGCAGAGGCAGGAGCTTCCGCTAAATCCAATCCTCACCTCTTTAATATAAGAGCTAAAGTGATTTCCAGATGAATATATTGAAGCCTTTTATCTGTGGAGAGAAAGAGCATCAATTTTATTCCAAGTGCAACTAGTCCAAACTTTCTGGAAAAGTTAAATGAAAGCCACCATCTTGTAACTGGCACTCTTCCATGCGGCCTTGAAATATCAGGCCCGCTTAATCGCAGGAAATTCAATTCCTTTACTCCAGAGTCAAAAATTATTGAAAACCGGGGGAATCAGCTCCCCGTGAATGTAAAATACTAGTTTTGCTAAACCAAGAGATGGTCTGATCACTCATCCCCTCCAAATTAATACTACTTCAGAACCTATGCAAGCAGCAGGATTTATATCATTTTTAGCACTGCTTTTCAGAGTGGTGTTATGAAAAGCGAAAAgtgcaaaaaagctctaaggtccattggggctttaagcgcaaataaAGCATGGGCTTCAACGAAGAAAGGCGCAAATGGAGAAAAAATACAAAATGTatgtgtagtccaagactaataattataagtgtgaataacaaatatatgaacaaagaaattgaaaaagaattacAACAAAGTGAAATATCATTTATTAAGTATCGCCTCTTCAGGATTAAGCTCCTTGGCGAGGAAAAGTATGCCTTAACGGACGAGACTGAAGAGCCTATTAAGCGAGGCGAAGTGCTCAACacgttttgagcctcgcttcagggcttaagcacGCTTTAAGCGCGCCTTTAAATACACTGTTTCCGTGCAACAAACCAGCTTCAAAAAGGTTATAAACGTCTAGCCCTAAAGGCATAAACAAATTAAGTGATTGTATGGAAAATAAGGTAAACTGTTTCAACTTTATCGCTGGGGAAATCGTCCAACCAGCCACCTCCAGAATCCGCAATCTGGGATCCTACCTTTAAATTATGACCGAGTGCAATATGGATTAGCAAAAAAAATTCACCAAGAAATTAGAACTCAATCGAGTTTCAAGCCATCTGTCCATCATATCTGCTAATAAGTAGAAACTAACAGAGAATGTTCTTCACAAACTCCGAGATTCCTATAACTAGCTAATTCTCCCTGTCCCGTTTTATGTGACATGGTCTACTTTTTAGAGGAAAATAGGTTAGTTTTATGTTTTAAAAGCTCACTTATTCTTTTTCAACACAAATTGTCAATTTGCGAAATTAGACTTTGATTAAATTAATTTTCCAGTATTAGTCAGAAGATGACCAAATCAGTGCCCTCTTTCAGAAGAAAAATGGTCAATTTGACTCTCAGGTGAAAAAGCTACATCAAATGGACATACTACTTTTTTCACATTAGTCCCGCATTACTCCAAAGCGCGACCAGGGTACAGAAAAAATATATGGGGTGCtcaataaaattatatttaacaAAACAGCCAGGCCAGCTTGGTTTAACAAAGTTGCCTCAAACTAGATCTAGAAACCAAAGTAGGAGTAGTTACCAAACCAGAGCATGGGGAACCTATGAACTTGGACATTGCTTCCCGGAGGCTATCCTTATCATTCAAAATATCTAGAGAATTTTGCACTAGCACTGCTAGCTCTGTTACTCTTTCCGCAAGCTCATCATCTGATGTAAAGGAGCCTTGAGAATCTGAAATTTCAGGTGTATAAATAGCTGCCGCATCAGAATGTCTTTTAGCAAATTTAACACCTTCCTTCCAATTTCCATGGTACAACACAGATGCAAAAGTCAGGACGACAAATGCCTGTTGAGGTTTAGTGATTAATGCCAGATGAAATGCCAAAAGTGCAACCCTGCTCACATACATCAatcaaaaaggaaaatattgTCAAGAATCCTAGCCACTACAAGCCAATTTCTCGAAACTAGCTCAAGCCTGAGTCATCTAATAGACTTCCAAAAGGTGATAACACAATGATCTGAGAAACAATAGAAATCCACCAGTTTGATTGCAGAAAGCCAGATTATGATTTATGAGCTGCTATGCTGATAGTGAACACTACAAGAATAACAGCCGAAGATAACGACCATCTCTTTTGGAAGAAAGTGACATGCAGAACTGCGATAACATTAATGACGAAGGTAAAAATCCTTCAGAGCTACCAAGAATCCAGTAACCATATTTCTAAAAGTGATGTCAAATAAAATGGAAAACATTCAGCTCGTATAAAAGAGCTGCTGCAGTATATGAACTATAGTTGCAACTTATTGCAATAATCATTGGAGGGGTAATAAAAAAACACCCACCAAAAGAAAAAAGCCAAAAGATATCAGTTAACAAGGTCAAATCATATACTTTCAATGAATATATGAACTCTCACAAACTATCTACCATCGATGGTGTCTAGAAGCTACTCAACTTACCATAAACTATCATGAGAAGGTCGACCACAGGTGACTAATTGATCCAAACTGGAAAATAGTTTCTGCAAAATGTTCAGACCAATAAATCCAATGTGTGAAACACTACTGAAAACTCAACAAAACATGCATAAGGTGAAAAGACGAATATGCCCAGTCACAAGTGCGTGCGTGCACTCACATGGGAAAAAAATCTCAGGAGGATGCATGTGAGCAAGCAGTCTAGAGAAAATATGTAAACAGCACTGGAAGAGTTGGCATCAATAAGTGAGGAAGCACATAGAAGGAACTATACAATTTTGTAGAGTAAAAAACAACACAAGATATGAAGATCATACCATCAGCATAGCAGAACTTTCACCCAACTTTTTGTTAGACTGTTGAGTAAGGTGTGCTGCCTGTAAATGACACATTTACTCAAGTATAAGCTACTATCCTGAACCAAAAAGCCATAGAATTCACATCAAACCAAAATGAGATGGAACAATATGACATACATGAAATGGTAGTAGCATGTCAAGGATGTTGTATCTCTGAAGTAAAGAAAGAGAAGGCTCTGCAGCTCCATAAGACAGCATATAGTTGACTTCCATCATTAGTCTAGACTGCACAAGAAAAATTAAGGCCATGCACAAAAAACTATTAACCATGAAGCAGTTTTGTAGAGAGATTCCTTTGTGGTTAGGAACCTTTTTTAGCATCAGGGATATCAAGAAATGAGAAGAAGGGATGATAGCATAGAGAAAGCTAACAATGGGAGGAGTAAAAGAACAAATAGAAGTCATGAAATAAATTAATTCTTGTTTTCGTAGAATTCGTTGTTCATACCTTGTCCAATTTCATTATGGATGATGAGAGTTTGTGCATAGCAATTTCAATATCCTTTGAAAAAGACAACTTAAGGCGAGCAGCCAGTCTCAAGCCGCGCAGCATCCTCGCTGAGGAAAAAGAAAATCCAGAATCATTTGcatcaaaatttaaaaagaaaggcATTAGGGTTAAACTCATGTAccctttttatatttttcaattCAACAATCCTCCAACCTCCTCCAACTTTTGGAAACACTTACTCTAACTAGTAAACCACTGAAAACACTTCTTGGATTGGTCTGATATAAAGAATGTTCACTTAAGTAcataaagaaaattatttttttaagtgATGGATTGAAGAATATCACGTTTTCCATAAAAATATTCCCTCAAAAACTTCAACTCTTCATGCTACCTCCAAGTTTGGGCGGAATGCGATGTTCCACCTCCCCCAACACACATGCACACTAGCAATCCACCTGGGGAACATTATCACCCGCATCTTCAAGCACCACTCTCCCCCTTCTCACCAGCACAGTATTGGCCTCTTCCCCTCACAAGCACCAAAGCCGATCTTCTCTCTGTGAAACAACAAGCCCCTTTCCAAATATCCTTGTTTCTCATTCCTCCTGAGGCACCTAAACACCCTACTCTCATTCTCCTTCGACAACACGTTAACCCCCCACTTCAGACCCAATCCCAATAAGAATGACCCCTCCCCTTGTTCTAGAACCCTAACAACAGCCCCAAGAAAGCCCAACTGCATCACCGCACAATCACCTTAAATTCAATCAGAACCCATGGCAACAAGCTACTTGGCGTTTAACTTATAGTCTATATAATAGTACTTAAAGTACAATCCCGTGCTAAACATCTAATACTGAATGATCCTTCCATCCACAAACAAGTTATGCAGGAACTATAATATAAAAGATCTGTAACACAATGAATGATAACTGTTGAGTTATTAAGGGAATTATCTATTTTTGGTGGGGCATTTCTTTTATTGTATTAAAAACTGGACATACCATGCACAATCAAaacatgtattagattttaaacCGAGTAAAAAGATTCCACAAATAACTTTTTTTATAAATCCAATATTATTCGGCTTATATGTCACCTCTTTGTCATCTTGAAGAACTATACCTCAACAACTATAACCCAATTTCAGACTAGTTGAGGCCGGTGGCATAAACAAAATACAGAAGGATCAACATCAAAGTAGAATGCTTGAAATATAGTTCTAATTCTCAAGTCAAGGCAAATCTCTAGAATAGTTACACCTACCACAATCCTGTTCAAATGACAAGTTTGCTGGTACTAAAGTCCTTAACTGCATAAATATGACAAAAAGACTTCATAAATtcccaaaacaaaaaaaaattggaCCTTTACATATTTGAAGTAGACAATTTCACCTGTAAGGACTTCAAGTCCACCATTGCATCGGCATAATCATAGATTCTATTCATGGATGGATCGAAAAATAAACTGTTTCCAAAAATTTTACAAACACAAAAAAAGAGTTCACTACCACCACAATAAATTGCTTCCACAATTTTACAAACacacaaaagaaaaaagagtaaAGTAGCACCAACAAATTAATAGATCCAATCAACCAccaaaagaatcaagaaagtatgtacaaacaaacaaaaaactTTAGACTTTTGAACTGCAGAAAGCATGTAGAGACTGTAATTCTTCCAAAGTCATCTAATATGTTAAGTACATGGTCCATTGATAACTTTGTAAATACAAATTAAATAATAAGCCTGAGGCAAAACTAGTTCCTCCCAGAATACTCGTCTTTAAAATTGATGTCATGTCACTACTTTATCTACTAATATAGAGGTAAGTAATATGAGAATCCTTTCTTCTATTAAGTGGAGTCATAAAAAAATGATGAAGTCTAACAAGTGGAGGCATATTAAGACCAAACAGATTGTCTGACTAAGCTATCCAAATTGGTAGAATGCTCTTATTCAACATTACAAATTGATATATCACTGACAGTTAAGAGGTAACAATAAATGAGGAGGTCCATAAAGATTTAAGAGAAGGCACTTAGAGGGACCACACTACAACCATAGAGTTGTCCAGGTAAGAATTGTTTTTGTCAAAGAAGTTAAGCATCCAACCGTGGAATCAACCACTGATACTTCCATcagggtaggctgcctacatcacaccccttggggtaCCGCCCTTCCCCTAACCCTGCACGAacgcgggatgctttgtgcaccgggctgcccctAAGTTGAACATCCAACCAAAACCTTAAGGTAATGATGGAAAGGAAAATTGTTTTGCCTGTTGTTAGTCAATATAAACATATACAAGAAGAATTACTAACAAAAGTTCAAAACCTTTATAAACCTCTTGGAAGTCCCCACACAGGACAATTATACAACTCAACAACCTCCCGCATGTATAACTTGAATTTGTGGCCAGACGTGAACTTTGATGCAAATTTACAAGTGTCAGAATGAGCTTACCAAAGGTTGACTTGACTCTAATACCACGTGAAACAATTGAGCATTCAACCAAAAACCTTAAGCCAATTAGTGGTCCAATACCTTTATCAACGCCTTCAAAAGGCCTTACAAAACTCATGTGGGACAAGTTTTAACTCAACAACTTTTTGAGCAACTTTTTCCCAATTTGATGTAGAAAACAAAATAGTCATTCTTACCAGTATTGTTAGTAGTATTCTTGTATTTCTTATTTTTAGATCTTTGTTATTACACATAGTGTCTTTGTTTTTttcttgtgttgttattgttggttgcTTCCTGTTTAGTGTTTCTtaagccgagagtctatcggaaacagcctctctaccttcacaaggtaggggtaaggcttgcgtacacactaccttccccaaaccccacttgtgggattacactgggtttgttgttgttgttgatgtaaAAAACAAAATAATTGTTTTCCATGCTTTCATGTGATTCTTCTTGCCAATACAAATGTTGTGATTTCCATCCCAAGCTGAATAATGGAAAGCAAGTGGTTATTATGAGTAGGAAAATAATGAAAACTCCAAGAGATCATGGTTAACATGCAAATAGATTCCCCAATAATGCTGATCCTTAATAGATCAATCAGAATAGAGAATTGCGAGAGTTGGACCAGTTATTAGAACTAAAACAATCCTCCAGCAACTAACTCCATTGCTTTCAGAAAAGAATGGAGCCCTCTTTCTTCCTCGCACCGGTTTTTGTTTTTAAAACCCATTTCTTTTGGCTGTTCAAAAATACATTTTATAGAAAATAAAGATTTTTGGCGATTTTAATTTTTTAGCTTTTTTTACATTGCAACTGTTTCCCAAAACAAAACTCAAAAAGACATTGATTTCCAAATATCAAAACCAAATCAACAACAGACTTGCTTTCAGAACAACGCCGCCTACTATGTTCAGCCTTTCATCTTTTATTCTATGCACTGATCCAAATGATAAGATTAAACTGACAGAATCAACTGAACCAGTAATCTAGTATAGATACAAACCTTTGTGAACAGTTTGCGTAGCTGCACCTATATTTAAACCACTTATTAGGCCAACGATTTCTCAAACTTCTACTTTCCAAGTTCCAAGAAAGTGACCAATAGAAACTTCCAACTTCTTAGTGGCAGCTCTACACATGGCAATGCTTTTCTATCTCAGCCAATTTTCCCATCCAAAAGGATGTTGACAAAATTTGATGATTCATCCATAAATAGATCTTCAATTGAATTATGATGTCATCAAGGACTTGACACGGGGAATCAAACACGAGGACATTGTAGTACCGCCTCCCAAGCATCCCACAAGGTTGAAAACACAAGGGCATTGTTGCACTACCTTTTCACTTTAACAACTTGTTTCTGTTGCTAAAGATGAAGGTTATGATTCTACAACACATATAGGCGCCATATTGGGTTTAGATAATCACTGAGGACCACAACAGGGAGAAATCAAGT containing:
- the LOC104104533 gene encoding uncharacterized protein isoform X1; protein product: MAALAQQTKGNSLLSRFKAFLVFQKYKHTFSKDRRRRQHPADMGSGSVVETGEIDFSKWRKLDSRNFGISSSRIPASPWIVLKVLQSEGFEAYLVGGCVRDLILNRIPKDFDVITTARLSQIRRHFHRAEIVGRRFPICRVHVKGSIVEVSSFDTVAKQTGKREELSIPKMPKGFHQKDFILWKNSIHRDFTVNSLFFDPSMNRIYDYADAMVDLKSLQLRTLVPANLSFEQDCARMLRGLRLAARLKLSFSKDIEIAMHKLSSSIMKLDKSRLMMEVNYMLSYGAAEPSLSLLQRYNILDMLLPFHAAHLTQQSNKKLGESSAMLMKLFSSLDQLVTCGRPSHDSLWVALLAFHLALITKPQQAFVVLTFASVLYHGNWKEGVKFAKRHSDAAAIYTPEISDSQGSFTSDDELAERVTELAVLVQNSLDILNDKDSLREAMSKFIGSPCSGLVFVSKKMGKSVEVIFDILVEDVTSLKTRRNSFEIDYTLLGKGQMRETRFVIGQVILDTIAPGVIPGGEVIKNDKHTLVKVDAQSSVDDTGENIGGNVELKKRKFRCEDDNQPTANYEINHNRAEKRKLIQKGSFALEEVATKKQKSVIAQQSKDKAVEKQDLIEYNESLNQKLDNGDATNKKKAKGEHVELSQDEIKMVLEGVKYQVPRHEKEQKGGNKYQQTAVNHLKLLFDVDYGVTSKQHNSKEKSDSSQQNEERNESLDSRKQNLLGRNLASDKNSKPKAGKRTLSSLFR
- the LOC104104533 gene encoding uncharacterized protein isoform X2; amino-acid sequence: MAALAQQTKGNSLLSRFKAFLVFQKYKHTFSKDRRRRQHPADMGSGSVVETGEIDFSKWRKLDSRNFGISSSRIPASPWIVLKVLQSEGFEAYLVGGCVRDLILNRIPKDFDVITTARLSQIRRHFHRAEIVGRRFPICRVHVKGSIVEVSSFDTVAKQTGKREELSIPKMPKGFHQKDFILWKNSIHRDFTVNSLFFDPSMNRIYDYADAMVDLKSLQLRTLVPANLSFEQDCARMLRGLRLAARLKLSFSKDIEIAMHKLSSSIMKLDKSRLMMEVNYMLSYGAAEPSLSLLQRYNILDMLLPFHAAHLTQQSNKKLGESSAMLMKLFSSLDQLVTCGRPSHDSLWVALLAFHLALITKPQQAFVVLTFASVLYHGNWKEGVKFAKRHSDAAAIYTPEISDSQGSFTSDDELAERVTELAVLVQNSLDILNDKDSLREAMSKFIGSPCSGLIKGFNIFIWKSL